One Bradyrhizobium sp. CCGB12 genomic window carries:
- a CDS encoding nucleotidyl transferase AbiEii/AbiGii toxin family protein — protein MDTIAKTPAADRAALFNEAGAARGLANAIIEKDFWVCWTLKRLFGIQSEDSPDLVFKGGTSLSKAYGAIRRFSEDIDLSFDRADLGYEGARNPEEAPSRKKADRLIEDLVADVEKHIADVVLPTLTAAIAGELGPADQAGWSLTIEPGHPQNLIFEYPSSLSAGDYAGFAYMSRRVKLEFGARGDPWPTEKRQIKSYAAQQFPDLFADPACTVDVLALRRTFWEKATALHAEHHREPQSPTPPYFSRHYYDLATLADTDEGKEAMMDGDLLKQVADHKSVFFRAAWANYDTARVGTLRLSPHPDRVADLRADYRKMAPMMFDDPPPTFDAILDRIAQLEKRINGA, from the coding sequence GTGGACACGATCGCCAAGACGCCGGCTGCGGACCGCGCCGCCCTTTTCAACGAAGCGGGCGCGGCCCGCGGCCTAGCGAACGCGATCATCGAAAAGGACTTCTGGGTCTGCTGGACGCTGAAGCGTCTCTTCGGCATCCAGAGCGAAGACTCGCCCGATCTCGTCTTCAAAGGCGGAACGTCGCTGTCAAAAGCGTACGGCGCGATCCGCCGGTTCTCGGAAGACATTGACCTGTCGTTCGATCGGGCCGACCTCGGTTATGAGGGCGCACGAAATCCAGAAGAGGCCCCTTCAAGAAAGAAGGCCGACCGGCTGATCGAAGATCTGGTTGCAGACGTCGAGAAGCACATTGCAGACGTAGTGTTGCCAACCTTGACCGCAGCCATCGCCGGCGAGTTGGGTCCGGCCGATCAGGCCGGATGGAGCCTAACGATCGAGCCGGGCCATCCCCAGAACTTGATCTTCGAGTACCCGTCGAGCCTGTCCGCCGGTGACTACGCCGGCTTCGCGTACATGAGCCGCAGGGTGAAGTTAGAGTTCGGAGCGCGTGGCGATCCCTGGCCCACCGAAAAGCGGCAAATCAAATCCTACGCCGCGCAGCAGTTTCCCGACCTCTTCGCCGACCCCGCATGCACCGTGGACGTCCTGGCGCTGCGGCGCACCTTCTGGGAGAAGGCGACGGCACTTCATGCCGAGCACCATCGCGAACCGCAGTCGCCGACGCCACCGTACTTCTCGCGGCACTACTACGACCTTGCGACGCTGGCGGACACGGACGAGGGCAAGGAAGCAATGATGGACGGCGATCTGCTGAAGCAGGTCGCCGACCACAAGTCGGTCTTCTTCCGCGCGGCCTGGGCGAACTATGACACCGCTCGCGTCGGTACTCTTCGGCTTTCGCCCCACCCCGATCGCGTCGCAGATCTGCGTGCCGACTACCGCAAGATGGCGCCGATGATGTTCGACGATCCGCCGCCGACCTTTGACGCTATCCTGGACCGGATCGCCCAGCTCGAGAAGCGGATCAACGGCGCCTAA
- a CDS encoding sigma-70 family RNA polymerase sigma factor — MSGSPKGSTAPVSDAEHLAPEEVLEKLDSMSADDKRRLRLIERRRRGGTDLGENELYSEAVCQAIVGERRCPKDESFVAFLAQSMRSIASHRRKALARTESLTEEEGRVGVERRVASDGLDPEAALIEKQSEDTIKIIYNALEGDEEAQLAVIAIAGPNKGKALRDEIGVDQAGYDYIMKRIRKILGRKFPNGFRS; from the coding sequence ATGAGCGGATCCCCGAAAGGCAGCACTGCCCCGGTTTCGGACGCGGAGCACCTCGCCCCCGAGGAGGTGCTGGAGAAGCTCGACTCAATGTCCGCGGACGACAAGCGCAGGCTCCGGCTCATCGAGCGGCGCCGTCGGGGCGGAACGGACCTCGGAGAGAACGAGCTCTATTCCGAGGCGGTCTGTCAGGCGATCGTCGGCGAACGGAGGTGCCCCAAGGACGAATCTTTCGTCGCGTTTCTCGCCCAATCGATGCGAAGCATAGCTTCGCACCGCCGTAAGGCGCTCGCACGGACGGAGTCGCTCACCGAGGAGGAGGGGCGCGTCGGAGTGGAGCGGCGGGTTGCGTCGGATGGTCTAGATCCGGAGGCGGCGCTTATCGAAAAGCAGTCCGAGGATACGATCAAGATCATCTACAACGCCCTCGAAGGCGACGAGGAGGCTCAGCTGGCCGTCATCGCCATCGCGGGTCCGAACAAGGGAAAAGCGTTGCGCGATGAGATCGGGGTCGATCAAGCTGGCTACGACTATATCATGAAACGGATCAGGAAGATCCTGGGCAGGAAATTCCCGAACGGGTTTCGATCATGA
- a CDS encoding ImmA/IrrE family metallo-endopeptidase, with protein MTTLTPAERILKSLGIEAPGEIDLEAIAWTRGAVVDYRPLDRCEASIVGSRRKAVIAVNSQSSPDRRRFSLAHELGHWHHHKGRMLFCGGRDVCNFGNGPLDPERQADAFASDLILPNYLLTPRLRKIKRPTLAAAREVAEEYSASLTATLFKMTVLNRFPMIIACYGRAKRRWFERAPMIQPWWFPVDTLDRATFAGAMLFEDAAEQSFPRKMPADAWFGFKGCDRFEVEEQSFRLPEDEILTILKLPDEAVA; from the coding sequence ATGACCACGCTGACGCCCGCCGAACGCATTCTCAAAAGCCTTGGAATCGAAGCTCCGGGCGAGATCGACCTAGAAGCCATCGCATGGACGCGCGGAGCGGTCGTCGACTATCGCCCGCTCGATCGCTGCGAGGCTTCGATCGTCGGATCGAGGCGGAAGGCGGTGATCGCTGTCAACAGCCAAAGTTCTCCAGATCGTCGCAGGTTCTCGCTCGCCCACGAACTAGGGCATTGGCACCATCACAAGGGTAGGATGCTATTCTGTGGGGGGCGGGACGTCTGCAATTTCGGCAACGGCCCCCTCGACCCCGAGCGGCAGGCGGATGCGTTCGCGTCGGATCTCATTTTACCGAATTATCTGCTTACCCCCCGGTTGCGTAAAATCAAGCGACCGACGCTGGCCGCCGCGCGCGAAGTAGCTGAGGAGTATTCAGCCAGCCTGACGGCGACTCTCTTCAAAATGACGGTGTTAAACCGCTTCCCCATGATCATTGCCTGCTACGGAAGAGCCAAGCGGAGGTGGTTCGAGCGTGCGCCGATGATCCAACCTTGGTGGTTTCCTGTTGATACTCTTGATCGCGCGACTTTCGCCGGAGCGATGTTATTCGAAGATGCCGCCGAACAGAGTTTTCCAAGGAAGATGCCGGCGGACGCGTGGTTTGGATTCAAGGGTTGTGACCGCTTCGAGGTTGAGGAGCAGTCGTTCCGGCTTCCCGAGGACGAGATTCTGACGATTCTAAAGCTCCCCGACGAGGCGGTGGCCTGA
- a CDS encoding zinc-binding dehydrogenase, translating into MRGERKIEAVKRYGADHAIDHRQGGFRDRELEITGGRGADVVFDPVGGDVFDESPGDIIRVHFCCRSRRAS; encoded by the coding sequence ATGAGGGGCGAACGAAAGATCGAAGCGGTGAAACGGTACGGCGCCGATCATGCCATCGACCACCGCCAAGGCGGATTTCGGGATCGCGAACTGGAAATCACCGGCGGTCGCGGCGCTGACGTCGTGTTCGATCCGGTGGGCGGCGACGTCTTCGATGAGTCCCCGGGCGACATCATACGGGTTCACTTTTGCTGCAGGTCGCGGAGAGCTTCATAG
- a CDS encoding ImmA/IrrE family metallo-endopeptidase — translation MQRTDKPAFDRISLASRALKAAVATRTKAEAHQSQPICVYGICEKLGVNVRFNAINMEGMYQRGAQPRIHLSARRPLPRRAFNCAHELGHHVFGHGSSIDELREDAKENPWNDPKEFLADTFAGFLMMPTIGLRRAFRARGWTAAAASPEQMFAVACEFGVGYETLLTHLSLGVKIIPYGRAKILKRTGPRAIRAGLLGRLVPEPLILADRHRVSTTIDAEVGTLVLMPGGTEAEGSALVREGDVEAGRVFRAVRPGIVRAAVGDWATFVRVAPKEYVGLAQFRHLEEDPDE, via the coding sequence ATGCAGCGGACGGACAAACCGGCTTTCGACCGGATCTCACTGGCCTCGCGCGCGCTCAAGGCCGCGGTCGCGACGCGCACCAAAGCGGAAGCGCACCAGTCGCAGCCGATCTGCGTCTACGGGATCTGCGAGAAGCTCGGCGTGAACGTCCGCTTCAACGCCATCAATATGGAAGGCATGTACCAACGCGGCGCCCAGCCGCGCATCCACCTGTCGGCGCGCCGGCCGCTTCCGCGACGCGCCTTCAATTGCGCGCACGAACTCGGTCATCACGTCTTCGGCCACGGCAGTTCGATCGACGAGCTCCGCGAGGACGCGAAGGAGAACCCCTGGAACGACCCGAAGGAATTCCTCGCGGACACCTTCGCGGGCTTCCTGATGATGCCCACGATCGGTCTGCGGCGCGCGTTCCGCGCGCGCGGCTGGACGGCCGCGGCGGCGAGCCCGGAGCAGATGTTCGCGGTCGCGTGCGAGTTCGGCGTGGGTTACGAGACGCTGCTCACGCACCTTTCGCTCGGCGTGAAGATCATTCCCTACGGACGCGCCAAGATCCTGAAGCGTACGGGACCGCGCGCGATCCGCGCTGGACTGCTCGGCAGGCTCGTTCCCGAGCCGCTGATCCTGGCGGACCGTCACCGCGTCTCGACCACGATCGACGCCGAGGTCGGTACTCTCGTGCTGATGCCGGGCGGCACCGAAGCCGAGGGCTCCGCGCTCGTCCGTGAAGGCGACGTCGAAGCCGGCCGCGTCTTCCGCGCCGTGCGTCCCGGCATCGTGCGGGCGGCGGTCGGGGATTGGGCGACGTTCGTCCGCGTCGCACCCAAGGAATACGTGGGGTTGGCTCAATTCAGGCACCTGGAGGAAGATCCCGATGAGTAG
- a CDS encoding DUF6088 family protein, which yields MISVADKILRYVRARGPGSVFTPSDFIRFGSRPAVDQALSRLCKDKRIRRLAHGLYDYPRVHAQLGDLAPAPDAIAKAFARETGSHLQMTGAQAANALGLSTQVPARSVYLTDGPSRRVVLGKRTVDIRHASPKHLIAPGSMAGNVVQALRHLGPDSTAAVVAAAAARMKDSDRRALASGIKQAPAWMRPALDQIVQRTAA from the coding sequence ATGATTTCGGTTGCGGATAAAATCCTGCGGTATGTTCGAGCTCGGGGTCCGGGCAGCGTTTTCACGCCCTCGGATTTCATCAGGTTCGGCAGTCGTCCCGCCGTGGACCAAGCCTTGTCGCGCCTCTGCAAGGACAAGCGTATTCGCCGTCTCGCCCATGGTCTCTACGACTATCCGCGCGTACACGCGCAGCTGGGCGACCTGGCGCCAGCGCCGGATGCAATCGCCAAGGCCTTCGCGCGCGAGACCGGCTCGCACCTGCAGATGACGGGAGCGCAGGCGGCCAACGCCCTCGGATTGTCCACTCAGGTGCCGGCACGCAGCGTATATCTGACCGACGGACCGTCGCGCCGGGTCGTGCTCGGCAAGCGGACTGTCGATATCCGCCACGCCTCGCCCAAGCATCTGATCGCGCCGGGCAGCATGGCCGGCAACGTCGTCCAGGCGCTGCGCCATCTCGGCCCCGACTCGACTGCGGCCGTGGTTGCCGCCGCAGCCGCGCGCATGAAGGATTCCGACCGGCGCGCGCTGGCGAGCGGCATCAAGCAGGCTCCCGCCTGGATGCGGCCCGCGCTTGACCAGATCGTTCAGCGGACGGCCGCCTAA
- a CDS encoding nucleotidyltransferase codes for MPLTVEDAFDQFLPKLSTSRQETQSAASHRASVEARLKSDFGLVTMFRTGSFGAATNVRGQSDVDYFAVIPRANLKQDSGRTLASVAESMRARFPSTANIRVNGPGVQIPFGDEGAERVEIIPVDETGKTMLGFRQFDMPDGLGGWKFSAPESHKAWVDSLDTKLNGKLKPLIRLLKAWKFYRNAPIRSFYLEMRAAALMRKENVILYDIDLKNILAALWSDQLADVSDPRFPDDSFVLTACSSETSRVDALSKLSNAALWSGQAMNEKNASRPGAAIAKWNLVFSDQFPKYGLL; via the coding sequence ATGCCGCTGACTGTGGAAGATGCTTTCGATCAGTTTCTCCCAAAATTGAGCACTTCACGGCAGGAAACGCAGAGCGCCGCTTCGCACCGAGCGTCTGTCGAGGCTAGGTTGAAATCGGATTTTGGTCTCGTGACGATGTTTCGCACAGGGTCATTCGGTGCCGCCACCAATGTGCGCGGTCAGAGCGACGTCGACTATTTTGCCGTCATTCCGAGGGCGAATCTCAAACAGGATTCTGGCCGAACGCTTGCATCCGTTGCTGAGTCGATGCGCGCCCGCTTCCCTTCGACGGCAAACATCCGAGTGAATGGTCCCGGAGTGCAGATACCGTTCGGTGACGAAGGCGCAGAACGCGTCGAAATCATTCCTGTCGACGAAACGGGTAAGACGATGCTCGGATTTCGCCAGTTCGACATGCCGGATGGATTGGGAGGCTGGAAATTTAGTGCGCCCGAGTCCCATAAAGCTTGGGTGGACAGCTTGGATACTAAGTTGAACGGAAAGCTCAAGCCTCTTATCCGACTGCTCAAGGCCTGGAAATTTTACCGCAATGCTCCGATCCGCTCGTTCTATCTCGAGATGCGGGCTGCGGCTCTCATGAGAAAAGAAAACGTCATTCTGTATGATATTGATCTGAAGAATATTCTCGCAGCGCTCTGGTCCGATCAACTCGCCGACGTATCCGATCCGCGATTCCCAGACGATAGCTTCGTGTTGACCGCCTGCTCGAGTGAGACCTCACGAGTTGATGCACTTAGCAAGCTGAGCAATGCCGCTCTTTGGTCTGGGCAAGCCATGAACGAGAAGAACGCGAGCAGGCCGGGCGCTGCAATCGCGAAGTGGAACTTGGTATTTTCGGACCAATTCCCGAAGTATGGCTTGCTATGA
- a CDS encoding helix-turn-helix domain-containing protein: MTDQESVKRGQIAERLKEARRLAGLSQGHVARILGLHRPSVSEMEAGNRRVSAEELAKLASLYDVSVAWLLREVPDAVAAEDPRLELAARELSKLKPEDLQRLLKLLAVMRDEKNEGSDG; the protein is encoded by the coding sequence ATGACGGATCAGGAATCAGTCAAGCGCGGCCAGATCGCCGAACGTCTCAAGGAAGCCCGGCGGCTCGCCGGTCTTTCGCAGGGACATGTCGCCCGTATTCTGGGACTGCATCGGCCGTCGGTATCGGAGATGGAAGCGGGCAACCGCAGGGTCTCCGCCGAAGAGCTCGCGAAGCTGGCCTCCCTCTACGACGTGAGCGTGGCCTGGTTGCTCCGCGAAGTGCCCGATGCGGTCGCGGCCGAGGATCCCCGCCTCGAACTCGCCGCGCGCGAGCTTTCCAAGCTCAAGCCCGAGGACCTCCAGAGGCTGCTCAAGCTGCTGGCCGTGATGCGCGACGAAAAAAACGAGGGAAGCGACGGCTAA
- a CDS encoding DUF2235 domain-containing protein translates to MPKNIVVFSDGTGQDGGARPEQRISNIYKMYRISRDHADTGIDPSRQVVFYDAGLGTDIGATALTAPVRFVQKLLGSVTGAGIKRNIADCYEFIVNHYEPGDRIFLFGFSRGAYTVRSLANLLMLCGVPTKSPGGALMCYRKTVKDIAWEAVDTVLEHGAGHPRAEFEDERLELARRFQINYGSGDGSDSNVAPYFIGVFDTVAALGASGLRYFVIQAGLATGVAGAAFAGGFLPAVLIAFAWSWWFGTGFMLTGFIAQVAIIAGALCAFWYWQNKSTTKTIVDYPKPGESRSHKAEWKGENFDRLLSRHVAFARSANAIDETRKDFDRVGWGGRDEGAPHFPGHERLLQWWFAGNHSDVGGSYPEPESRLSDIALEWMCREAISVPDGLLTGPIVVSGKKMEGTGDFGQALNVYPDAGGVQHCEIAGMRDTIDALGDTLPNLSWLRKLLAHQTWQIKIRDIGAASKVHPTVAQRFELPTVVQCATGAAHYRPEALARHDDFKQYYPGKADAS, encoded by the coding sequence GTGCCCAAGAACATCGTCGTCTTTTCGGACGGCACCGGCCAGGACGGAGGCGCCCGGCCGGAACAGCGGATCAGCAACATCTACAAGATGTATCGGATCTCGCGGGATCACGCCGACACCGGCATCGATCCCTCGCGGCAGGTCGTCTTCTACGACGCGGGCCTGGGCACCGACATCGGCGCTACGGCCCTGACCGCACCCGTCCGCTTCGTCCAGAAGCTGCTCGGGTCCGTCACCGGCGCCGGCATCAAGCGCAACATCGCCGACTGCTACGAATTCATCGTGAACCACTACGAACCGGGCGACAGAATCTTCCTCTTCGGCTTTAGCCGCGGTGCCTACACGGTGCGCAGCCTCGCGAACCTCCTGATGCTCTGCGGTGTGCCGACGAAGTCTCCCGGAGGCGCGCTGATGTGCTATCGCAAAACCGTCAAGGACATCGCCTGGGAGGCGGTTGATACCGTGCTCGAGCACGGTGCTGGGCACCCTCGGGCTGAATTCGAGGACGAGCGTCTCGAATTGGCCCGGCGTTTCCAAATCAATTACGGTTCCGGCGACGGCAGCGATTCCAACGTCGCACCGTACTTCATCGGCGTCTTCGACACCGTCGCCGCCTTGGGCGCGAGCGGCCTGCGTTATTTCGTCATCCAGGCTGGCCTGGCCACCGGCGTCGCGGGTGCGGCGTTCGCCGGCGGATTTCTCCCGGCGGTCCTGATTGCGTTCGCATGGTCCTGGTGGTTCGGCACCGGCTTCATGCTGACCGGCTTCATCGCCCAAGTCGCCATCATTGCAGGCGCGCTCTGTGCGTTCTGGTACTGGCAGAACAAGTCGACAACCAAGACGATCGTCGATTATCCGAAGCCCGGAGAGTCGCGGTCCCACAAGGCCGAGTGGAAGGGCGAGAACTTCGATCGCCTGTTGAGCCGTCACGTTGCTTTCGCGCGCTCGGCGAACGCGATCGACGAGACGCGGAAGGATTTCGACCGCGTCGGCTGGGGCGGCCGCGACGAGGGCGCGCCGCATTTTCCTGGACACGAGCGGCTGCTCCAGTGGTGGTTCGCCGGTAATCACTCTGACGTCGGCGGCTCCTATCCGGAGCCCGAGTCGCGGCTCTCCGACATCGCGCTCGAATGGATGTGCCGCGAAGCCATTTCCGTTCCCGACGGCTTGCTCACGGGCCCCATCGTGGTCAGCGGGAAGAAGATGGAAGGAACGGGCGACTTCGGTCAGGCGCTAAACGTCTATCCGGACGCCGGCGGCGTGCAGCACTGCGAGATCGCCGGCATGCGGGACACGATCGACGCGTTGGGCGATACGCTGCCGAACTTGTCGTGGCTTCGAAAACTGCTCGCCCACCAGACGTGGCAAATCAAGATCCGCGACATCGGTGCCGCCTCCAAGGTCCATCCGACGGTGGCTCAGCGCTTCGAGCTTCCGACCGTCGTGCAGTGCGCGACAGGAGCGGCACACTACCGTCCCGAAGCGCTCGCCCGACACGACGATTTCAAGCAGTACTACCCGGGGAAGGCCGACGCGTCATGA
- a CDS encoding thymidylate synthase, with protein MSRSNSHADEPTVISDTNLSRGWARLFLAIYDGRRTEISPLTLSLTGFDADGVVPEIADVRDALDRTLKLKKKISVDTVAFTIFPERLWKIARGDRERLFALYSGAFPRYVAMNRSVNGRGLYFERMTHFNEATPSNGNQLEFILSNWKEGVRDTMLQVSIFDPARDHTRQARLVFPCLQHVSFVPTNEGLVANAFYATQYVFDKAYGNYLGLARLGAFMAHEMQLPLVRLNVTVGVAKLDGVRKKDASLDSMIATLRTAVAPSIVPGIGEPVGLAGGVSV; from the coding sequence ATGAGTAGGTCGAATTCTCACGCCGACGAACCGACAGTCATAAGCGACACCAATCTGTCCCGGGGCTGGGCGCGACTGTTCCTCGCCATCTACGACGGTCGGCGGACGGAGATCTCGCCCCTGACGCTGAGCCTGACTGGATTCGATGCGGACGGCGTCGTTCCCGAGATCGCCGACGTGCGCGACGCCCTCGATAGGACGCTCAAGCTGAAGAAGAAGATCTCCGTCGATACCGTGGCCTTCACGATCTTCCCCGAGCGGCTGTGGAAGATCGCACGGGGAGACCGGGAACGCCTGTTCGCCCTCTATTCTGGCGCGTTTCCGCGCTACGTCGCGATGAATCGCTCGGTCAACGGCAGGGGACTTTACTTCGAGCGCATGACGCATTTCAACGAGGCGACGCCTTCGAACGGCAATCAACTGGAATTCATTCTGTCGAACTGGAAGGAGGGTGTCCGCGACACCATGCTGCAGGTTTCGATCTTCGATCCGGCCCGCGATCACACGAGGCAGGCGCGACTGGTGTTTCCGTGTCTGCAGCACGTCTCATTTGTGCCTACGAACGAGGGTCTCGTCGCCAACGCCTTCTATGCCACCCAATACGTGTTTGATAAGGCCTACGGCAACTATCTCGGGCTCGCGCGGCTCGGCGCCTTCATGGCGCACGAGATGCAGCTTCCGCTCGTCAGGCTCAACGTGACCGTCGGCGTCGCCAAGCTCGACGGCGTCAGGAAGAAGGACGCGTCCTTGGATTCGATGATCGCCACCTTGCGCACCGCCGTCGCGCCGTCGATCGTCCCGGGAATTGGCGAGCCGGTCGGGCTCGCAGGGGGAGTTTCGGTTTGA
- a CDS encoding S-4TM family putative pore-forming effector, with the protein MNSIAQEQDSPVFQRLLKARQRIYSDATRYQILQMTLTVVLPVVGAVLAFAYPQTRPYVALYGLIATALDVMWVDRMQRRLLKVAAKVSEEFDCGLLKMPWNSFVAGRREDAEVVDAAVRRWNDKPSSIEEWYTGIDPAARHSMARLVCQRINLQYDASLRRKYGTYLIWGAGIAFIALIVGAVLKDLKLIDFAAVAATVSPAIFWAIREQFRQSDAAAANETLKGEAEKFLEAVRTNGCDDAECEKRSRELQDALFQRRVANPLVLPLVYRLMRNELEKQAQAGADALLRQ; encoded by the coding sequence ATGAACTCGATTGCGCAAGAGCAGGATTCGCCGGTATTCCAACGGCTCCTCAAGGCCCGCCAGCGCATCTATTCAGACGCGACGCGCTATCAGATTCTCCAAATGACGTTGACAGTTGTGCTCCCGGTCGTAGGAGCGGTGCTAGCGTTTGCGTATCCGCAGACTAGGCCCTACGTGGCGCTGTACGGTCTGATCGCGACCGCATTGGACGTGATGTGGGTCGATCGAATGCAGCGCCGATTGCTAAAGGTCGCGGCGAAGGTCAGCGAGGAATTCGACTGCGGCCTCTTAAAGATGCCATGGAATTCCTTTGTCGCTGGCAGGCGCGAAGATGCGGAAGTCGTCGACGCTGCCGTACGCCGCTGGAACGACAAGCCATCCAGCATCGAGGAATGGTATACGGGGATCGACCCGGCCGCGAGGCATTCTATGGCTCGCCTGGTCTGCCAACGAATAAACCTCCAGTACGACGCCTCGCTGCGGAGGAAATACGGAACCTACCTGATTTGGGGCGCGGGAATCGCCTTCATCGCATTAATCGTCGGCGCAGTGCTGAAGGATCTCAAGCTGATCGATTTCGCCGCCGTCGCAGCCACGGTGTCGCCGGCGATCTTCTGGGCCATCCGCGAGCAGTTCAGGCAGTCGGACGCCGCAGCGGCCAACGAGACCTTAAAAGGCGAAGCAGAGAAGTTTCTTGAGGCAGTTCGGACCAACGGTTGTGACGATGCCGAGTGCGAAAAGCGGTCCAGAGAACTTCAGGATGCTCTGTTCCAGCGCAGAGTAGCCAACCCGCTCGTGCTGCCGCTTGTCTACCGACTCATGCGCAACGAACTTGAGAAACAGGCGCAGGCCGGTGCCGACGCGCTGCTGAGACAGTAA
- a CDS encoding cyclic GMP-AMP synthase DncV-like nucleotidyltransferase yields MKLVSLFDDFLKETVNLNKTRIDLLEASIPALKSFVRDSDWKPKVRTFMEQGSWAHETIIRPVDGGEFDADLLVMVDPVDGWTATEYVESLGRVFSGSKTYEDKTKTWDYCVTITYAGDRKIDLAPCVVGRLWEGSMEVCNRKDSFELTAPIEYTEWMKERNAYSGNNSFRKVTRLVKYLRDIKETFTCPSVLLTTLLGNQIQWFERGTDEFADVPTTLKTLIGRLDDWLRMYPSKPTVTNPKLPSEDFSALFGTDEQYTNFRNVIARYRKWIDDAHATEGRQESIKAWQKVFGTEFAKADLVKVAADGVSESNSTSLVSRFLDSTAAHLGGIVDVVRDYGLSILPASFARPAHMQTPRWRSVPQPTDIAVYAEWRSASHVEVGRPVIAGQLLTPQGGLYFRAALVGGAPVPLEYYVEWRITNTGAVAMTARAGRGGFEVSNKSNGRWETLAYRGIHMAEAFVVRRSDDVLVGVSKPFYVVIE; encoded by the coding sequence ATGAAACTGGTCTCGCTGTTCGACGACTTCCTGAAGGAGACCGTCAACCTCAACAAGACCAGGATTGATCTCCTGGAAGCCAGCATCCCTGCGCTTAAGTCCTTCGTCCGCGACTCTGACTGGAAGCCGAAGGTCCGCACCTTCATGGAGCAAGGCTCATGGGCTCACGAAACCATCATTCGCCCTGTCGACGGCGGAGAATTCGACGCCGACCTTCTGGTGATGGTGGATCCTGTCGACGGCTGGACTGCCACCGAATACGTCGAGAGCCTTGGGCGTGTATTCTCCGGCAGCAAGACCTACGAAGACAAGACCAAGACGTGGGACTACTGTGTCACGATCACCTACGCCGGCGACCGCAAGATCGACCTGGCCCCCTGCGTCGTCGGCCGACTCTGGGAGGGCAGCATGGAGGTCTGCAACAGGAAAGACAGCTTCGAACTGACGGCGCCCATCGAGTACACCGAATGGATGAAGGAGAGGAACGCGTATTCGGGCAACAACTCCTTCCGCAAGGTAACGCGGCTGGTTAAGTACCTGCGCGACATCAAGGAGACTTTCACTTGCCCGTCCGTTCTGCTCACAACCCTGCTTGGCAATCAGATTCAGTGGTTCGAGAGGGGCACCGATGAGTTCGCCGACGTGCCGACGACTCTCAAGACCCTGATCGGGCGGCTCGACGACTGGCTTCGGATGTATCCGTCGAAGCCTACGGTGACCAACCCGAAGCTTCCGAGCGAGGATTTCTCGGCACTCTTTGGCACCGACGAGCAGTATACGAACTTCCGCAACGTGATCGCCCGGTACCGGAAGTGGATCGACGACGCTCACGCCACCGAGGGGCGGCAGGAGAGCATCAAGGCTTGGCAGAAGGTCTTCGGGACCGAGTTCGCCAAGGCCGATCTGGTGAAGGTCGCGGCGGATGGAGTGTCCGAAAGCAACAGCACTTCCCTCGTCAGCCGCTTCCTTGACTCGACGGCGGCCCACCTCGGTGGAATCGTGGATGTGGTCCGGGACTACGGATTATCGATCTTACCGGCCAGCTTCGCGCGCCCAGCGCACATGCAGACGCCACGGTGGCGTAGCGTGCCTCAGCCGACGGACATCGCGGTCTACGCGGAGTGGCGCTCCGCCAGTCATGTGGAAGTCGGTCGGCCCGTCATCGCCGGACAGTTGTTGACGCCGCAGGGTGGACTTTACTTCCGGGCGGCGCTTGTCGGCGGCGCGCCCGTGCCGCTGGAATACTATGTCGAGTGGCGGATCACGAACACCGGAGCCGTGGCGATGACCGCGAGAGCGGGACGCGGCGGATTCGAGGTATCGAACAAGTCGAACGGCCGATGGGAAACGCTGGCGTATCGTGGCATCCACATGGCCGAGGCCTTCGTCGTTCGTCGGAGCGACGATGTGCTTGTCGGTGTCAGCAAGCCGTTCTATGTCGTCATCGAGTGA